The Pseudarthrobacter sulfonivorans genome includes a window with the following:
- a CDS encoding carbohydrate ABC transporter permease, producing the protein MTTTTAPSAGPQTGTPQPATPRKRGNRSPGEGRMAAMLLSPTILVLALVIVYPLLSAVHQSLFRAETGLDADGFVSEVESFVGLANYADLFVGESGRRFLNAFANTTFFTVTTVFLETVLGLCLALAMNRAFRGRSFLRASILVPWAVPTAVSGLLWRWIFQSDGIANNLLGSEILWTAEGNASKLAVIIAEVWKTAPFIGLLVLAGMQIIPGEVYEAAKIDGAGWWRQLGSITLPLVKPTLLVAVLFRMLDALRMFDLPFVLIGPGKESVETLSMLAWDESNQLRYGSASAFAVMLFLYVAVVAIVFVKVLGADVTGAKELKRISKKSRIKATRTQKAEATR; encoded by the coding sequence ATGACCACTACTACCGCCCCGTCCGCCGGCCCGCAGACCGGCACGCCCCAGCCAGCCACGCCGCGCAAACGCGGCAACCGCTCCCCCGGCGAAGGCCGCATGGCCGCGATGCTGCTCTCCCCCACCATCCTGGTGCTGGCCCTGGTCATCGTGTACCCGCTGCTCTCCGCGGTGCACCAGTCCCTGTTCCGCGCCGAGACCGGCTTGGACGCGGACGGCTTCGTCTCCGAAGTGGAGTCCTTCGTGGGGCTGGCCAACTACGCCGACCTCTTCGTGGGCGAATCCGGCCGGCGCTTCCTGAACGCCTTCGCCAACACCACCTTCTTCACGGTCACCACGGTGTTCCTCGAAACTGTCCTGGGCCTATGCCTGGCACTGGCCATGAACCGCGCCTTCCGCGGCCGGTCCTTCCTGCGCGCCAGCATCCTGGTCCCCTGGGCTGTGCCCACCGCCGTCTCCGGCCTGCTGTGGCGTTGGATCTTCCAGTCCGACGGCATCGCCAACAACCTGCTCGGCAGCGAAATCCTGTGGACCGCCGAAGGCAACGCCTCCAAGCTCGCAGTCATCATCGCCGAAGTCTGGAAGACCGCTCCGTTCATCGGCCTCCTGGTCCTCGCCGGGATGCAGATCATCCCCGGCGAGGTCTACGAAGCCGCCAAGATCGACGGCGCCGGCTGGTGGCGCCAGCTCGGCTCCATCACCCTCCCGCTGGTCAAGCCCACACTCCTGGTGGCCGTGCTGTTCCGCATGCTCGACGCGCTCCGCATGTTCGACCTGCCGTTCGTGTTGATCGGACCGGGCAAGGAATCCGTGGAAACCCTCTCCATGCTCGCCTGGGACGAATCCAACCAGCTCCGCTACGGCTCCGCCTCCGCATTCGCCGTCATGCTCTTCCTCTACGTCGCCGTCGTCGCCATCGTGTTCGTGAAGGTGCTCGGCGCGGACGTCACCGGCGCCAAGGAACTGAAGCGCATCTCCAAGAAGTCCCGCATCAAGGCAACCCGCACCCAGAAGGCCGAGGCCACCCGATGA
- a CDS encoding carbohydrate ABC transporter permease: MTISDLRNAAADSGVAGTAAAAPLRPKQKRTWRSYSVYVGLALIFAYCLAPFYWMIVSSLRRTADIFDNTLLPAPFSLENYLKVFDGSTMFGQALLNSLIVAGTTTVFALVLGVFAAYAISRLNFRFKSVILGVIIATSMFPGISVVVPLLRLFTDIGWINTYQAMIVPNLSFAIPLAVWNLTTFMKQLPFDLEEAAMIDGCTKWQAFRRVLLPLAAPGVFTTAILTFIHSWNEFIIALSMINNPAVQTATVAISKFTGATEFQAPFGEQMAAGVIVTVPLVIMVLVFQRRIVEGLTAGAGK, encoded by the coding sequence ATGACCATCTCAGACCTCCGCAACGCTGCCGCCGATTCCGGCGTAGCTGGGACTGCTGCCGCAGCCCCGCTCCGCCCCAAGCAGAAGCGCACCTGGCGCTCCTACTCCGTTTACGTGGGCCTGGCGCTGATCTTCGCCTACTGCCTGGCGCCGTTCTACTGGATGATCGTCTCCAGCCTCCGCCGCACCGCTGACATCTTCGACAACACCCTGCTGCCCGCGCCGTTCTCCCTCGAGAACTACCTCAAGGTGTTCGATGGCTCCACCATGTTCGGCCAGGCGCTGCTCAACTCCCTGATCGTCGCCGGGACCACCACGGTGTTCGCCCTGGTCCTCGGCGTCTTCGCGGCCTACGCCATCTCCCGGCTGAACTTCCGGTTCAAGTCCGTGATCCTCGGCGTCATCATTGCCACGTCGATGTTCCCCGGCATCTCAGTGGTGGTTCCGCTGCTGCGTCTCTTCACAGACATCGGCTGGATCAACACCTACCAGGCGATGATCGTGCCGAACCTGTCCTTTGCGATCCCGCTGGCGGTCTGGAACCTGACCACGTTCATGAAACAGCTGCCGTTCGACCTCGAAGAGGCCGCCATGATCGACGGCTGCACCAAGTGGCAGGCGTTCCGCAGGGTCCTCCTGCCGCTGGCCGCACCGGGCGTGTTCACTACCGCTATCCTGACCTTCATCCACAGCTGGAACGAGTTCATCATCGCGCTGTCCATGATCAACAACCCCGCCGTCCAGACCGCCACCGTGGCCATCTCCAAGTTCACCGGAGCCACCGAATTCCAGGCACCGTTCGGTGAGCAGATGGCCGCCGGCGTGATCGTTACGGTCCCGCTGGTGATCATGGTGCTGGTCTTCCAGCGCCGCATCGTGGAAGGCCTCACCGCAGGTGCCGGCAAATGA
- a CDS encoding alpha-amylase family glycosyl hydrolase: MTHDGGTPATSTVTGQWWDSAVIYQVYPRSFADSDGDGVGDLAGLAARLPYIASLGVDGIWMTPFQPSPQVDQGYDVSDYCGVDPLFGTMEEFDALLELAHSLGLRILLDVVPNHCSSAHPLFQQALAAGPGSPERELFHFVEGRSSGPDSLSDLPPNNWQSVFGGRAWSRANPESDTDTQWYLHLFSPGQPDWNWRNPAVGEYFEGVLRFWFDKGVDGLRIDVAHALFKADGLPDAPSATAVVDGLRSNPLVSDQEDVHEVYRRWRTLAEKYQPHRLLVGEVNLEPARAARYTRADEMHQAFAFAFVKLGWDPAAWASVGTELEAARQAHGAAPSWALENHDIVRSVTRFGGGAVGTRRARAALLALLGLPGAAYIYQGQELGLPEVDVPVDARVDPMWARGGITRDGARVPLPWTAAPSLHHGFSLGSSAAAPWLPQPAGWGQHAIETQQQAPGSTLALVTAAVGLRRQLWEQGVFTADDGGSWRVEDGNLLVCERSPKFLVAVAMGTEPVRLPAGTVLASAVPLETAGWLQPDNAAWVLRE; encoded by the coding sequence ATGACGCACGACGGCGGCACCCCCGCCACGAGCACAGTCACCGGCCAGTGGTGGGACTCAGCCGTGATTTACCAGGTGTATCCGCGCTCCTTCGCGGACAGCGACGGCGACGGCGTGGGCGACCTCGCCGGGCTGGCGGCCCGGCTGCCCTACATCGCGTCGCTGGGCGTGGACGGGATCTGGATGACCCCGTTCCAGCCCTCCCCGCAGGTGGACCAGGGCTACGACGTCAGCGACTACTGCGGCGTGGACCCGCTGTTCGGCACCATGGAGGAGTTCGACGCCCTCCTGGAGCTCGCCCACTCGCTTGGCCTGCGGATCCTGCTCGACGTTGTCCCCAACCACTGCTCCTCTGCCCACCCGCTGTTCCAGCAGGCCCTCGCTGCCGGGCCAGGCTCGCCGGAACGGGAGCTGTTCCACTTCGTCGAAGGCCGCAGCTCCGGCCCTGACTCCCTCAGCGATTTACCCCCGAACAACTGGCAGAGCGTCTTCGGCGGCCGGGCCTGGTCCCGCGCCAACCCGGAATCCGACACGGACACCCAGTGGTACCTGCATCTGTTCTCCCCCGGGCAGCCGGACTGGAACTGGCGGAACCCGGCCGTGGGCGAATACTTCGAAGGCGTGCTCCGCTTCTGGTTCGATAAGGGCGTGGATGGCCTCCGGATCGACGTGGCGCATGCCCTCTTCAAGGCGGACGGTTTGCCGGATGCGCCCTCCGCCACTGCTGTGGTGGACGGCCTGCGGTCCAACCCGCTGGTCTCGGACCAGGAGGACGTCCACGAGGTGTACCGGCGCTGGCGCACCCTCGCCGAGAAGTACCAGCCGCACCGCCTGCTGGTGGGCGAGGTCAACCTGGAACCGGCCCGCGCCGCCCGCTACACCCGTGCCGACGAGATGCACCAGGCGTTCGCGTTCGCCTTCGTGAAGCTCGGTTGGGATCCTGCGGCGTGGGCTTCAGTGGGGACGGAGCTGGAGGCCGCGCGCCAGGCCCACGGCGCGGCGCCCAGCTGGGCGCTGGAGAACCACGACATTGTCCGCTCCGTGACGCGGTTCGGCGGCGGGGCCGTGGGCACCCGGCGCGCGCGGGCCGCCCTGCTGGCCCTGCTCGGCCTGCCCGGCGCCGCCTACATCTACCAGGGCCAGGAGCTCGGGCTGCCCGAAGTGGATGTCCCGGTGGACGCCCGCGTGGATCCCATGTGGGCCCGCGGCGGCATCACCCGCGACGGGGCCCGCGTCCCGCTGCCGTGGACCGCGGCTCCTTCGTTGCACCATGGATTCTCGCTGGGTTCTTCGGCGGCGGCCCCGTGGCTGCCGCAACCTGCCGGCTGGGGCCAGCACGCCATCGAAACCCAGCAGCAGGCCCCGGGTTCCACGCTGGCGCTGGTGACCGCCGCCGTCGGACTCCGCCGCCAGCTGTGGGAGCAGGGCGTGTTCACTGCGGACGACGGCGGCAGCTGGCGTGTGGAGGACGGGAACCTGCTGGTCTGCGAGCGCAGCCCCAAGTTCCTGGTTGCCGTGGCGATGGGAACCGAGCCGGTGCGGCTGCCCGCCGGGACCGTGCTGGCCAGTGCTGTGCCCCTGGAAACGGCCGGCTGGCTGCAGCCGGACAACGCTGCCTGGGTGCTGCGGGAATAG
- a CDS encoding DUF6308 family protein: MTIPNILDEDHIDAAAKLLGAYYNDLFASEMPRTGSRFDSWAGGGDAAGVANRVVADDLVAVSFLSVKIPARAAVGILETHAPEISKNLKHLPYNVDLADLTPDEFDKYLGTGSPGMCLWHVLRATTTGRWGIGETKASKIMARKRPQLIPIYDSIVGPLMGLPKNSVGQWKKWHTALTDGTGLTYRLQEIRRLSGISDPISDIRVMDIVLWMYGKETAAS; this comes from the coding sequence ATGACAATTCCGAACATTTTGGATGAAGACCATATCGATGCCGCAGCCAAACTGCTGGGCGCTTACTACAACGACCTTTTCGCATCAGAGATGCCGAGAACCGGCAGCCGCTTCGACAGCTGGGCCGGTGGTGGGGACGCGGCGGGCGTGGCCAACCGAGTGGTCGCCGATGATCTTGTCGCAGTCTCATTCCTGTCGGTCAAGATTCCAGCCCGGGCCGCAGTCGGCATACTTGAAACGCATGCTCCGGAGATTTCAAAGAACCTCAAGCACCTGCCATATAACGTCGACCTGGCGGATCTGACCCCTGACGAGTTCGACAAGTACCTTGGCACAGGGAGCCCCGGAATGTGCCTATGGCACGTGCTCAGGGCGACGACAACCGGACGATGGGGTATTGGCGAAACTAAGGCCAGTAAGATCATGGCCCGAAAGCGCCCCCAGCTAATCCCAATCTACGATTCAATCGTGGGTCCGCTAATGGGGCTGCCCAAGAACTCCGTGGGTCAGTGGAAGAAGTGGCATACGGCCTTAACTGACGGCACAGGCCTCACTTACCGGCTTCAAGAAATTCGAAGGCTCTCTGGAATTTCCGATCCGATTTCCGACATTCGTGTCATGGACATCGTGCTCTGGATGTACGGAAAGGAGACCGCAGCCTCGTGA
- a CDS encoding MFS transporter, protein MTNKPRPGLAIAALSLGTSLNPLNSSMIAVALVVLREDFALDVATVTWVITSFYLASAAGQPLMGRLADRFGPRRLFTFGMALVAVTCALAPFAPNFALVCVARALMAVGTATAYPSAVVMVTELSRLAKLPATRPLGRIQMANTSAAAVGPVVGGLLVSLLGWQALFAVNVPLALLALIVVHRAAPADAGRETGKLSTLIRDSDIPGILAFVASLMLAMMALLNVMPGYRWWLLGAATFIAAVFAWRELRFRPPFLDLRLLGRNRPLLLVYLVFVVFSGVYYFAFFGLPQLLQEAGHYDAGLVGLLMFPLAAMSVLVTPVTVRLIERFGVRSVMIAGALILLVASGGLGALTLSLWPPLVFVLTALMGVPYGVVSTASNQGLYVSARPEERGVAAGIFQTCRYLGAITATVLIGVLYGPGVNQANWGLMVLVMLGLGAVVLGLAVAWKRKGG, encoded by the coding sequence GTGACGAACAAACCCCGTCCCGGCCTCGCGATCGCCGCGCTCAGCCTCGGCACCTCCCTGAACCCGCTGAACTCGTCCATGATCGCCGTCGCGCTGGTGGTCCTCCGGGAGGATTTCGCGCTCGACGTCGCCACCGTCACCTGGGTGATCACCTCGTTCTACCTCGCGTCCGCGGCCGGACAGCCGCTGATGGGCAGGCTCGCGGACCGCTTCGGGCCGCGCCGCCTGTTCACGTTCGGGATGGCCCTGGTGGCGGTGACGTGCGCGCTGGCTCCGTTTGCGCCCAACTTCGCGCTGGTCTGCGTGGCCCGCGCGCTCATGGCCGTGGGGACGGCGACGGCCTACCCGTCCGCCGTCGTGATGGTCACCGAACTGAGCCGGCTGGCGAAGCTGCCGGCCACCCGCCCGCTGGGCCGGATCCAGATGGCGAACACGTCGGCGGCCGCGGTGGGACCCGTCGTCGGCGGTTTGTTGGTGAGCCTGCTGGGCTGGCAGGCGCTGTTCGCCGTCAACGTGCCGCTCGCGCTGCTGGCGCTGATTGTGGTGCACCGGGCGGCGCCGGCCGATGCCGGACGCGAAACCGGGAAGCTCTCCACCCTGATCCGCGACTCCGACATCCCCGGCATCCTGGCCTTCGTCGCCTCGCTGATGCTCGCGATGATGGCGCTGCTGAACGTGATGCCGGGATACCGCTGGTGGCTCCTGGGCGCGGCGACCTTCATTGCCGCGGTGTTTGCGTGGCGGGAGCTGCGCTTCCGTCCGCCGTTCCTTGATCTGCGGCTGCTCGGCCGGAACCGGCCGCTGCTGCTGGTGTATCTGGTGTTCGTCGTCTTCAGCGGCGTCTACTACTTTGCGTTCTTCGGCCTGCCGCAGCTGCTGCAGGAGGCGGGACATTACGACGCCGGATTGGTGGGCCTGCTGATGTTTCCCCTGGCGGCGATGTCCGTGCTGGTCACACCGGTGACGGTACGGCTGATTGAGCGGTTCGGCGTGCGTTCGGTGATGATCGCCGGTGCGCTGATCCTACTAGTCGCCTCGGGCGGGCTGGGGGCGTTGACGTTGTCCCTCTGGCCGCCCTTGGTGTTTGTGCTGACCGCGTTGATGGGTGTGCCGTACGGAGTGGTGAGCACGGCGTCGAACCAGGGCCTCTACGTGTCCGCCCGGCCGGAGGAGAGGGGAGTGGCAGCCGGTATTTTCCAGACCTGCCGCTACCTTGGCGCCATCACGGCGACGGTGCTGATCGGTGTGCTGTACGGGCCAGGCGTGAACCAAGCGAACTGGGGGCTGATGGTCCTGGTGATGCTCGGGCTGGGCGCAGTGGTGCTGGGGTTGGCGGTGGCGTGGAAGCGGAAGGGCGGGTAG
- a CDS encoding ArsR/SmtB family transcription factor: MDAVFKALADPTRRDLLDELFREDGQTLHALEARFEMTRYGVMKHLKLLEEAGLVVTRRRGREKLHFLNPVPIRLIHDRWVSKYAQPWAAALSDLKTRLESPMEKIFEIYIKTTPERLWEAITDSDIRSKYQFGNSIKSDWTTGSRFEMGNPKADGALLGEGENIEVDPPRRLVQTMRALWGEDVKAEGTSRITWEIEPVGDSCHLTVTHDQLREGANDQLYGGWPMILSGLKTWLETGEKLTTPGSLMYT, encoded by the coding sequence GTGGACGCCGTATTCAAGGCCCTCGCCGACCCCACCCGCCGGGACCTGCTCGATGAGCTCTTCCGGGAGGACGGGCAGACCCTGCATGCGCTCGAGGCCCGCTTCGAGATGACCCGATACGGGGTCATGAAGCACCTCAAGCTGCTGGAGGAAGCCGGCCTGGTGGTCACCCGCCGTCGGGGCCGCGAGAAACTCCATTTCCTCAATCCGGTGCCCATCCGCCTGATCCACGACCGCTGGGTCAGCAAGTATGCACAACCATGGGCCGCTGCCCTCAGCGACCTCAAAACCAGATTGGAAAGTCCCATGGAAAAGATCTTCGAAATCTACATCAAGACCACCCCGGAGCGGCTCTGGGAAGCCATTACGGACAGCGATATCCGCAGCAAATACCAGTTCGGCAACAGCATCAAATCGGATTGGACCACGGGCAGCCGCTTCGAAATGGGCAACCCGAAGGCGGACGGAGCGCTCCTGGGCGAGGGTGAAAACATTGAAGTCGATCCCCCGCGCCGCCTGGTCCAGACAATGCGCGCCCTGTGGGGCGAGGACGTCAAGGCCGAAGGCACCTCACGCATCACCTGGGAAATCGAACCGGTGGGCGACTCCTGCCACCTCACCGTCACCCACGACCAGCTCCGCGAAGGCGCCAACGACCAGCTCTACGGCGGCTGGCCGATGATCCTCTCCGGCCTGAAGACCTGGCTGGAAACCGGCGAAAAGCTCACCACCCCGGGCTCCCTCATGTACACCTAA
- a CDS encoding MFS transporter gives MTQQPLKKRRLRVSDVNVVNHRTLRKALGGTIVGNTMEWYDVGVFGYLITTMGPVFLPEADKAVQNLFLLGTFGATFIARPLGGVFFGWLGDKIGRQKVLAMTLMLMAAATFVVGLLPGYSVLGIWAAVLLVITKLVQGFSTGGEYAGATTFVSEHSPDHRRGFFASFLDMGSYLGFAIGAGLVSGLQLTLGQAEMEAWGWRIPFLIAGPLGIIAIYFRMKIEESPAFQATLEAEAEVARHPETGEVLGPMGPVGIFKAYWQRIVLAMILVAAANTVGYALTSYMPTYLTTNKGYDEINGTLLTIPVLVAMSLCIPLTGHLSDRIGRRPVLWIGAISTVVLSLPAFLLIDIGTVPATLTGLALVAFPVTFYVANLASALPALFPTAHRYGAMGIAYNFAVAIFGGTTPFIVASLIQVTGNDMMPAYYLMATSAIAAVTIYFLPESARRHLPGSMPSVDSDKAARELVATQDDNPMLDMDTLPFGASYEAAKAAHAGPEK, from the coding sequence ATGACCCAGCAACCTCTCAAGAAACGCCGTCTCCGCGTTTCAGACGTCAATGTTGTTAACCACCGGACCCTCAGGAAAGCGCTCGGCGGGACCATCGTCGGCAACACGATGGAATGGTACGACGTCGGTGTGTTCGGTTATCTGATCACCACGATGGGCCCGGTGTTCCTGCCGGAAGCAGATAAAGCCGTGCAGAACCTCTTCCTGCTGGGAACCTTCGGGGCAACGTTTATCGCCCGCCCGCTGGGTGGCGTCTTTTTCGGCTGGCTTGGCGACAAGATCGGCCGCCAGAAGGTCCTGGCGATGACCTTGATGCTCATGGCCGCGGCGACCTTCGTCGTCGGCCTCCTCCCGGGGTACTCGGTGCTGGGTATCTGGGCTGCCGTGCTGCTGGTGATCACGAAGCTGGTGCAGGGCTTTTCCACCGGTGGCGAGTACGCAGGCGCCACGACGTTCGTCAGTGAACACTCCCCGGACCACCGCCGCGGCTTCTTCGCCAGCTTCCTGGACATGGGCAGCTATCTGGGCTTTGCCATTGGTGCCGGTCTGGTGTCCGGTCTCCAGCTAACCCTGGGCCAGGCCGAGATGGAGGCCTGGGGCTGGCGCATTCCGTTCCTGATCGCCGGGCCCCTCGGCATTATCGCGATCTACTTCCGGATGAAAATTGAGGAATCGCCCGCGTTCCAGGCAACCCTCGAGGCAGAGGCCGAAGTCGCCAGGCATCCCGAAACCGGTGAGGTGCTCGGCCCCATGGGCCCGGTGGGAATCTTCAAGGCCTACTGGCAGCGGATAGTGCTGGCCATGATCCTCGTGGCCGCTGCCAATACGGTGGGCTACGCCCTGACGTCCTACATGCCCACGTACCTGACCACCAACAAGGGGTACGACGAGATCAACGGGACGCTCCTGACCATCCCGGTCCTGGTGGCCATGTCCCTGTGCATCCCGCTGACCGGTCATCTCTCGGACCGGATCGGCCGGCGCCCCGTGCTGTGGATCGGTGCCATCAGCACGGTGGTGCTGTCGCTCCCCGCGTTCCTTCTGATCGATATCGGAACCGTCCCGGCCACGCTCACCGGCCTTGCCCTGGTCGCCTTCCCCGTCACGTTCTACGTTGCCAATCTGGCCTCGGCGCTGCCGGCATTGTTCCCCACGGCCCACCGCTACGGGGCCATGGGCATCGCCTACAACTTCGCCGTGGCGATTTTCGGCGGCACCACCCCGTTCATTGTTGCGAGCCTGATCCAGGTGACGGGCAACGATATGATGCCCGCGTACTACCTCATGGCCACCTCGGCAATCGCTGCGGTCACCATCTACTTCCTGCCGGAATCCGCCCGGAGGCACCTGCCAGGGTCAATGCCCAGCGTGGATTCGGACAAAGCTGCCCGCGAACTGGTGGCAACCCAGGACGATAACCCCATGCTGGACATGGACACGCTGCCCTTCGGCGCCAGCTATGAGGCCGCTAAGGCGGCACACGCGGGACCTGAAAAGTAG
- a CDS encoding N5-glutamine methyltransferase family protein, giving the protein MTARWRSANGRPAPTRVEVVTDSLTADEANRMASQGIAMLWHGDFHNARQILNAMDRRVGAGKKIAGTPAEKFYRHRQSRSHRARILGLLLIPLDPGPVVPLRRAPDIREAAAEAYGDIGESSVVSLHELVGAIGAHEWRRNGVYVDALQGRIHPQYGTFFPTRSEYVDLVAAAPLPSDTLAFDVGTGTGVLAAVLARRGVHRVVATDNEPRAIACAGENFRNLGVQDNAEAVLTDMFPPGRAPLIVCNPPWIPATPHSTLDSAVYDPGSRMLFRFLNELSDHLEPGGEGWLVLSDLAEHLGLRSRDDLLAAINAAGLKVVERLDTKPTHPKASDRDDPLFEARTAEVTSLWRLVPR; this is encoded by the coding sequence ATGACCGCGCGCTGGCGTTCGGCGAACGGCAGGCCGGCGCCGACGCGCGTCGAAGTGGTCACCGACTCCCTCACGGCCGATGAGGCGAACCGGATGGCGTCACAGGGGATCGCGATGCTGTGGCACGGTGACTTCCACAACGCGCGGCAGATCCTCAACGCCATGGACCGGCGGGTAGGCGCCGGAAAGAAGATCGCAGGAACTCCGGCCGAAAAGTTCTACCGGCATCGCCAGTCCCGCTCGCACCGCGCACGCATTCTCGGCCTGCTGCTGATTCCTCTTGATCCGGGCCCGGTGGTGCCGCTGCGCCGCGCACCGGATATCCGGGAGGCCGCCGCTGAAGCGTACGGCGATATCGGCGAATCTTCCGTTGTGTCCCTGCATGAGCTTGTCGGGGCAATTGGCGCCCACGAGTGGCGACGGAATGGCGTCTACGTCGATGCCCTGCAGGGCCGCATCCACCCGCAGTATGGCACCTTCTTCCCCACCCGGAGTGAGTATGTGGATCTCGTGGCCGCCGCGCCGCTGCCCTCTGACACGCTGGCGTTCGACGTCGGAACCGGCACCGGGGTGCTCGCTGCCGTCCTCGCGCGCCGTGGCGTCCACCGCGTGGTGGCGACGGACAATGAACCGCGTGCCATCGCTTGCGCCGGCGAGAATTTCCGGAACCTCGGTGTCCAGGACAATGCTGAGGCCGTCCTGACCGACATGTTCCCGCCCGGACGGGCACCGCTCATTGTGTGCAACCCGCCCTGGATTCCGGCCACGCCGCATTCCACCCTGGACAGTGCCGTCTACGACCCCGGGAGCAGGATGCTGTTCCGCTTCCTGAACGAACTCTCCGACCATCTGGAGCCGGGCGGTGAGGGCTGGCTTGTCCTCTCCGACCTGGCCGAGCACCTGGGCCTGCGGTCGCGTGACGATCTGCTGGCCGCCATCAACGCGGCTGGGCTGAAGGTGGTGGAACGGCTCGACACCAAGCCAACGCATCCGAAGGCATCGGACCGCGATGATCCTCTGTTCGAGGCGCGCACGGCCGAGGTCACGTCCCTGTGGCGGCTTGTTCCCCGGTAG
- a CDS encoding serine hydrolase domain-containing protein — MRAISWSARCLLLCLLTVGILGGATTPAPAPAGPPATGPASPEQTYDALDTFLREQLDTLGIPGAAIAVVRDGVQVHSAAFGRADDSGRPMTAQTPVLLASTSKSLTAIAVMQQVEAGRLRLDEPVQTYLPWFTLDDSRSQAITVRHLLHQASGMASKDTAFEASDAQGPEALEEGVRALSGSPLAGEPGEAFHYASANFNILGLLVQTVSGQPFGEYLDQHVFGPLEMTHSHPTQAAARADSAAAGYSLWFGSFWRQTDVPSPTTGMPSSTLYASAEDLGHQLIALLDGGRFGDARILQPESVTAMFEPGVQVDGSKGYAMGWFTRPLVESADPAAPPVPEADLPLLLEHQGEWGNSHTYLAMIPESGLGVALVINGNDTAAPSRLKAIDTNVLRILHGHSPVPAVVFEDWLQRYSWAVSLALLLAELVSLGLALRFLLRRRVPTRNRGVALAWGVAALVLDGFALWLCLSYAPARFDTHLFVIIRQFPDVGIFLVPVLALAILWPIPRTVWLLARLRADKPILRTQIEPSVHFK, encoded by the coding sequence ATGCGAGCTATTTCCTGGTCAGCGCGCTGTCTCCTGTTGTGCTTGCTGACTGTGGGGATCCTCGGCGGCGCCACCACACCGGCACCGGCCCCTGCCGGCCCGCCGGCCACAGGACCCGCGAGCCCCGAGCAGACCTACGACGCGCTGGACACATTCCTCCGGGAGCAACTGGACACCCTCGGGATTCCGGGCGCCGCCATCGCCGTCGTCCGGGACGGCGTTCAGGTGCACTCCGCCGCATTCGGCCGCGCCGACGACTCCGGGCGCCCGATGACCGCCCAGACGCCGGTGCTGCTGGCCTCCACCAGCAAGTCCCTCACAGCCATCGCCGTGATGCAGCAGGTGGAGGCCGGCCGGCTGCGGCTGGATGAGCCGGTGCAGACCTACCTGCCTTGGTTCACCCTGGACGACAGCCGCTCGCAAGCCATCACGGTCCGCCACCTGCTCCACCAGGCCAGCGGTATGGCGTCGAAGGACACGGCCTTCGAAGCCTCCGACGCGCAGGGCCCGGAGGCTCTCGAAGAAGGGGTCCGCGCCCTGTCAGGCTCTCCCCTGGCCGGCGAACCGGGCGAGGCTTTCCACTACGCCAGCGCCAACTTCAACATCCTGGGCCTCCTGGTGCAGACAGTCTCCGGCCAGCCTTTCGGGGAGTACCTGGATCAGCACGTCTTCGGGCCTCTGGAGATGACCCACAGCCATCCCACGCAGGCTGCCGCGCGCGCGGACAGTGCGGCCGCCGGCTACTCGCTGTGGTTCGGCTCGTTCTGGCGCCAGACCGACGTGCCCTCACCCACCACCGGCATGCCGTCGTCCACCCTGTACGCCTCGGCCGAGGACCTCGGCCACCAGCTGATCGCACTGCTCGACGGCGGACGGTTCGGCGATGCCCGGATCCTCCAGCCCGAGAGCGTGACGGCGATGTTCGAGCCGGGTGTGCAGGTGGACGGCTCCAAGGGGTATGCCATGGGCTGGTTCACCCGTCCCCTGGTGGAGTCCGCCGATCCCGCGGCACCCCCTGTCCCGGAGGCGGACCTGCCGCTCCTCCTGGAACACCAGGGCGAGTGGGGCAACAGCCACACCTACCTGGCCATGATTCCGGAGTCCGGCCTTGGCGTCGCCCTGGTCATCAACGGCAATGACACCGCTGCCCCGTCACGGCTCAAGGCCATCGACACCAACGTCCTGCGGATCCTCCACGGGCACTCCCCCGTGCCGGCGGTTGTCTTCGAGGACTGGCTGCAGCGCTACAGCTGGGCGGTCTCACTGGCACTGCTGCTGGCGGAGCTGGTGAGCCTGGGGCTGGCGCTGCGGTTCCTGCTCCGGCGGCGTGTCCCTACGCGGAACCGCGGGGTTGCCTTGGCGTGGGGAGTTGCGGCTCTCGTGCTCGACGGCTTCGCACTGTGGCTGTGCCTCAGCTACGCCCCCGCCCGGTTCGACACCCACCTGTTTGTGATCATCCGCCAGTTTCCCGACGTCGGCATTTTTCTGGTGCCGGTCCTTGCGCTGGCCATCCTTTGGCCGATTCCACGGACGGTGTGGCTGCTCGCGCGGCTGCGGGCCGACAAGCCAATCTTGCGGACCCAGATTGAACCAAGTGTTCACTTTAAGTGA